A genome region from Synchiropus splendidus isolate RoL2022-P1 chromosome 5, RoL_Sspl_1.0, whole genome shotgun sequence includes the following:
- the slc7a9 gene encoding b(0,+)-type amino acid transporter 1, translated as MDEKTGQSQNGAASPKKEKATMLQKDVGLLSGISLIVGTMIGSGIFISPKSVLLYSGAVGPCLCIWAACGVLATLGALCYAELGTMITKSGGEYAYLKEGFGPIPAYLFSWTTVMVLKPSSLAIITLSFAEYASTPFYSGCIPPVVVVKCLSAAAIFTVVSVNCLSVKLASYVQNFFTLAKLLIIFIIVMAGVVLLAQGRTENFSNSFEGTATSFGAIGLAFYNGLWAYDGWNQLNFITEELKNPYRNLPLAILIGIPLVSVCYVMVNVAYFTVMTTTELLLSPAVAVTFGDQVLHPVSWIVPLFVVFSTFGSANGSCFTAGRIAYAAGREGHMVEILSYISPKRYTPSPALIFNGFLALIYIIPADINSLINYFSFAQWTFYGLTALALIIMRFTGKELHRPVKVPIVIPALMVLVSAYLVLAPIIDKPEVEYLYCAGFIFSGLLLYFPLVHWKVSWSRKFMRPVTVYLQLLMEVVPPEKSE; from the exons ATGGACGAAAAGACGGGTCAATCCCAAAATGGTGCCGCCAGCCCCAAGAAGGAGAAAGCGACCATGCTCCAGAAAGAT GTGGGTCTGCTGAGCGGCATCAGTCTGATCGTGGGGACGATGATCGGCTCCGGGATCTTCATCTCCCCAAAGTCGGTGTTGCTGTACTCCGGAGCTGTGGGTCCGTGTCTCTGCATCTGGGCTGCCTGCGGAGTCTTGGCCACGCTGG GGGCCCTGTGCTACGCCGAACTCGGTACCATGATCACCAAGTCTGGCGGAGAGTACGCGTACTTGAAGGAGGGATTCGGTCCCATCCCGGCCTACCTCTTCTCCTGGACCACCGTCATGGTCCTGAAGCCGTCCTCGCTCGCCATCATTACGCTCAGCTTCGCCGAATACGCCTCCACGCCTTTCTACTCAGGATGCATTCCTCCAGTCGTGGTGGTCAAGTGTTTGTCTGCAGCTGCCATCT TCACGGTCGTCTCCGTCAACTGTCTGAGCGTCAAACTGGCCAGCTACGTCCAGAACTTCTTCACTTTAGCCAagctcctcatcatcttcattatcGTTATGGCGGGAGTTGTGCTGCTGGCACAAG GTAGGACTGAGAACTTTTCCAACTCGTTCGAGGGGACGGCTACATCGTTTGGAGCGATCGGACTGGCCTTTTATAACGGACTCTGGGCCTACGACGGCTG GAATCAGCTGAACTTCATCACAGAGGAGCTGAAAAATCCATACAG GAATCTGCCTCTGGCCATCCTCATTGGGATCCCTCTGGTGTCGGTTTGCTACGTGATGGTCAACGTCGCTTACTTCACCGTCATGACCACCACAGAACTGCTGCTGTCACCGGCCGTTGCTGTG ACTTTCGGGGATCAAGTCCTCCACCCAGTTTCCTGGATTGTACCGCTTTTTGTGGTTTTCTCCACATTTGGATCTGCCAACGGAAGCTGCTTCACTGCCGGCAG AATTGCTTACGCGGCAGGCAGGGAGGGTCACATGGTGGAGATTCTCTCCTACATCAGTCCGAAGCGATACACGCCGTCTCCTGCTCTCATCTTCAAC GGTTTTCTGGCGCTCATCTACATCATCCCAGCAGACATCAACTCCCTGATCAACTACTTCAGCTTCGCCCAGTGGACCTTCTACGGCCTCACGGCGTTGGCCCTGATCATCATGAGGTTCACCGGGAAGGAGCTGCACAGACCCGTGAAG GTGCCGATTGTCATTCCGGCTCTCATGGTGCTGGTGTCGGCCTACCTGGTCCTGGCCCCCATCATCGACAAGCCAGAAGTGGAGTACCTTTACTGCGCCGGCTTCATCTTCAGCGGACTTCTGCTCTACTTTCCTTTGGTCCACTGGAAAGTCTCATGGTCCCGCAAATTCATGA GGCCCGTCACCGTGTATCTTCAGCTGCTGATGGAAGTTGTCCCGCCAGAAAAATCGGAATAA